In Onychomys torridus chromosome 15, mOncTor1.1, whole genome shotgun sequence, the following proteins share a genomic window:
- the Spz1 gene encoding spermatogenic leucine zipper protein 1 — protein MSDSDSAAEMSAQPQTPNPTPCVNQEPPNPGITISLLEIGSLPPFCWSSLPSPKNSIRPLTRPRTVQKFSNLLRDVRDVLKSIAGFEEQPTEVRESFDDASTSKDMSELKIRGVDKRNKMRFKDMLFNFDPEKEQNTKKQETIWNNQGAKNMMHVYARDLCHSEGKRGCDDMQLNMERGQYGCHHFCGKYGRVRNNTEQPLQETDHWSTQRDELGDIMKSYQDCQKEDRRESFENNHVSFQTESDEEPSSKQELEAQVRKLSHDTHSLHLIAALLQNECQILQQRVDILREFHLHEAGSLHERPVLLYHVYDRKSQKSAEADRVEGSRQPARVIEGGIPRREKILRGCDACLNKKARNNRFNTRVARKTLLVKKRPISNSFR, from the coding sequence ATGTCCGACTCTGACAGTGCAGCTGAGATGTCTGCCCAGCCTCAAACTCCTAACCCTACTCCTTGTGTTAATCAAGAACCACCGAACCCTGGGATCACCATTTCCCTCCTTGAAATTGGATCACTCCCCCCTTTCTGCTGGAGTTCCCTCCCATCACCAAAGAATAGTATCCGTCCTCTAACAAGACCAAGGACGGTACAGAAATTTAGCAATCTCTTAAGAGATGTTAGAGATGTTCTTAAAAGTATAGCAGGCTTTGAAGAGCAGCCTACAGAAGTCAGGGAGTCTTTTGACGATGCCAGTACTTCCAAGGATATGTCAGAACTTAAAATCAGAGGTGTtgataagagaaataaaatgagatttaaaGATATGCTCTTTAATTTCGACccagagaaagaacagaacacAAAGAAGCAGGAGACGATATGGAATAACCAGGGAGCTAAGAACATGATGCATGTGTATGCAAGGGATCTGTGCCattcagaaggaaagagaggctgTGATGACATGCAGCTGAATATGGAAAGAGGCCAGTACGGATGCCATCACTTCTGTGGGAAATACGGAAGAGTCAGGAACAACACGGAGCAGCCACTGCAGGAAACAGATCACTGGAGCACACAGCGAGACGAGCTCGGCGATATAATGAAGTCGTACCAGGATTGCcagaaagaagacaggagagaaTCTTTTGAAAACAATCACGTCTCTTTCCAAACGGAGTCCGACGAGGAGCCCTCCTCCAAGCAGGAGCTGGAGGCGCAGGTGAGGAAGTTGAGCCACGACACGCACTCGCTGCATTTGATCGCAGCCCTGCTGCAGAATGAGTGCCAGATCCTCCAACAGAGGGTAGACATTCTCAGAGAGTTCCATCTCCACGAAGCGGGGTCCCTGCACGAGAGGCCAGTACTGTTGTACCATGTGTACGACAGGAAAAGTCAGAAGTCAGCAGAAGCAGACAGGGTGGAAGGGAGCAGACAGCCTGCGAGGGTAATAGAGGGCGGGATTCCTAGGAGAGAGAAGATCTTGCGGGGCTGCGATGCTTGTCTGAATAAGAAAGCTCGGAACAACCGCTTCAACACCCGCGTTGCAAGAAAAACCCTCTTGGTGAAAAAGAGACCAATTAGCAACAGCTTCCGGTAA